Proteins found in one Neomonachus schauinslandi chromosome 1, ASM220157v2, whole genome shotgun sequence genomic segment:
- the GET1 gene encoding guided entry of tail-anchored proteins factor 1, with amino-acid sequence MSGAEADRWAWLLVLSFVFGCNVLRILLPSFSSFMSRLLQKDAEQEAQMRAEIQDMKQELSTVNMMDEFARYARLERKINKMTDKLKTHVKARTAQLAKIKWVISVAFYVLQAALMVSLIWKYYSVPVAVVPSKWITPLDRLVAFPTRVAGGVGITCWILVCNKVVAIVLHPFS; translated from the exons ATGAGCGGCGCGGAGGCTGACCGCTGGGCGTGGCTGCTGGTGCTCAGCTTCGTGTTTGGGTGCAATGTCCTCAGGATCCTCCTCCCGTCCTTCTCCTCCTTC ATGTCCAGGCTGCTGCAGAAGGATGCTGAGCAGGAGGCACAGATGAGAGCAGAGATCCAGGACATGAAGCAGGAGCTCTCCACCGTCAACATGATGGATGAATTCGCCAGATATGCCAGGCTAGAGAGAAAGATCAACAAGATGACGGATAAGCTTAAAACTCACG tgaAAGCTCGGACAGCTCAGTTGGCCAAGATAAAATGGGTTATAAGTGTTGCCTTCTATGTATTGCAA GCTGCCCTGATGGTGTCGCTCATCTGGAAGTACTACTCAGTCCCTGTGGCTGTGGTACCGAGCAAGTGGATCACTCCGCTAGACCGCCTGGTAGCATTTCCGACTAGAGTAGCAG GTGGCGTTGGGATTACCTGTTGGATTTTAGTCTGTAACAAGGTTGTGGCGATTGTGCTCCACCCTTTCAGCTGA